One Streptomyces sp. P9-A2 DNA window includes the following coding sequences:
- the cbiE gene encoding precorrin-6y C5,15-methyltransferase (decarboxylating) subunit CbiE: MADRVTVIGWDGSPLTAAARAALGAATLVAGAAHHLELPEVPAGAERIRLGSAALAARRVAGHRGTAVVLADGDPGFFGVVRTLRAPEFGLEVEVVPAVSSVATAFARAGMPWDDAHVVVAHPRTLRRAVNVCRAHTKVAVLTSPGAGPAELGLLMEGVHRTFVICEELGTVREQVSVVTSDKAADHTWRDPNVVIVIGGQTATTASGGWIAGRDPASGPRGWTLPADAYGGDLGEGEREPLRVSQLARLGPRLGDLVWDIGCGNGAFATEAARAGAAVIAVDSDPRACAHTDSTARRHGVQLQIVHGTAPHVLEDLPEPDVVRVGGGGAAVVLAVADRRPQRIVTHAATRDAAERIGRELTEHGYRVECALLQSVALDTKAWTETERSVAFLLSGVLPTRTA, translated from the coding sequence ATGGCCGACCGGGTCACGGTGATCGGCTGGGACGGTTCGCCGCTGACCGCAGCGGCCCGCGCCGCACTGGGCGCCGCCACCCTGGTGGCAGGCGCCGCGCACCACCTGGAACTTCCCGAGGTACCCGCCGGTGCCGAGCGCATCCGGCTCGGCAGTGCCGCCCTGGCCGCCCGCCGCGTCGCCGGTCACCGCGGCACGGCGGTGGTCCTCGCCGACGGCGACCCGGGCTTCTTCGGCGTCGTACGGACCCTGCGCGCACCCGAGTTCGGCCTGGAGGTCGAGGTCGTTCCCGCAGTCTCCTCCGTTGCCACCGCCTTCGCCCGAGCCGGCATGCCCTGGGACGACGCACATGTGGTGGTCGCACACCCCCGAACCCTGCGACGCGCGGTGAACGTATGCCGAGCCCACACTAAAGTGGCGGTTCTTACGTCTCCCGGCGCCGGTCCGGCCGAACTGGGCCTGCTCATGGAGGGCGTCCACCGCACCTTCGTCATCTGCGAGGAGCTCGGCACCGTGCGCGAGCAGGTCAGCGTCGTCACCTCCGACAAGGCCGCCGACCACACCTGGCGCGACCCGAACGTCGTCATCGTCATCGGCGGCCAGACCGCCACCACCGCGTCCGGCGGCTGGATCGCCGGGCGCGACCCCGCATCCGGGCCCCGCGGCTGGACGCTGCCGGCCGACGCCTATGGCGGCGACCTCGGCGAGGGCGAACGGGAGCCGTTGCGTGTCTCCCAGCTCGCCCGGCTCGGACCCAGACTCGGTGACCTCGTATGGGACATCGGCTGCGGGAACGGCGCCTTCGCCACCGAGGCGGCACGGGCCGGCGCCGCGGTCATCGCGGTCGACAGCGACCCGCGGGCCTGCGCGCACACCGACTCCACCGCCCGCCGGCACGGCGTCCAGCTCCAGATCGTGCACGGCACCGCCCCGCACGTGCTGGAAGACCTACCCGAACCGGACGTCGTCCGGGTCGGCGGCGGGGGAGCGGCCGTGGTCCTGGCGGTGGCCGACCGCCGCCCGCAGCGCATCGTCACGCACGCCGCCACCCGCGACGCGGCCGAACGGATCGGCCGGGAACTGACCGAGCACGGCTACCGGGTCGAGTGCGCTCTCCTGCAGTCCGTGGCACTCGACACCAAGGCCTGGACGGAGACCGAACGGAGCGTCGCGTTCCTGCTCAGCGGCGTACTGCCGACGCGTACCGCCTGA
- a CDS encoding GNAT family N-acetyltransferase, translating to MTSSTFPNISINTERLVLRPLDEDDVPLLTEMMNDEQIAAWTDVPRPFTEQAARAWITEHAPAQRAAGRGLDLAVTEFLTQRLVGIIQLTRTNWHIRSTELSYIVAPWARGEGYASEAAMATAQWLFGDQKMERVELRTAADNTASQQVAQKIGCISEGVLRNACIAHLRGDDGVWTDVRTDFIVWSLLPEDLEGSAEQLADTGQFTAFTDWS from the coding sequence ATGACGAGCAGCACCTTCCCCAACATCTCCATCAACACGGAGCGGTTGGTGCTGCGTCCCCTCGATGAGGACGACGTCCCCCTTCTGACCGAGATGATGAACGACGAGCAGATCGCCGCCTGGACCGACGTTCCCCGGCCCTTCACCGAGCAGGCCGCCCGCGCCTGGATCACCGAGCACGCCCCCGCCCAACGTGCGGCCGGCCGCGGACTGGACCTCGCCGTCACCGAGTTCCTCACCCAGCGCCTGGTGGGCATCATCCAGCTGACCAGGACCAACTGGCACATCCGGTCCACCGAACTCTCGTACATCGTCGCCCCCTGGGCGCGCGGCGAGGGCTACGCCTCCGAGGCCGCCATGGCCACGGCCCAGTGGCTCTTCGGCGACCAGAAGATGGAACGCGTCGAGCTGCGCACGGCCGCCGACAACACCGCCTCGCAACAGGTCGCCCAGAAGATCGGCTGCATCAGCGAGGGCGTCCTGCGCAACGCCTGCATAGCCCATCTCCGCGGCGACGACGGCGTCTGGACGGACGTACGCACCGACTTCATCGTGTGGAGCCTGCTGCCGGAGGACCTCGAGGGATCGGCCGAACAACTGGCCGACACCGGACAGTTCACCGCCTTCACCGACTGGAGCTGA
- a CDS encoding MetQ/NlpA family ABC transporter substrate-binding protein, translating to MRNTIKIATAVLAAGTLTLGLTACGSEEDSGSDASSPLTVAASPVPHAEILNFVKDNLAEKAGLDLEVKEVTDYVTPNTSTEDGSVDANYFQTQAYLDDFNKKNGTHIVPAGDVHLEPLGLYSEKVKEADELKSGATIAIPNDTINEGRALQLLAANKIITLKDGVGFGATSSDITENPKKLKFKALEAAQTPRALADVDAAVVNGNYAIGADLQPAEDALVLESAEGNPNANFLAVKEGNEDDPRVKKLAELLTSDEVKKFIDDKYAGSVVAAF from the coding sequence GTGCGTAACACCATCAAGATCGCCACCGCTGTCCTCGCCGCCGGAACCCTCACCCTCGGCCTCACCGCCTGCGGCTCGGAGGAGGATTCCGGGTCCGACGCCTCCAGCCCGCTGACCGTCGCCGCGAGCCCCGTGCCGCACGCCGAGATCCTCAACTTCGTCAAGGACAACCTGGCCGAGAAGGCCGGGCTCGACCTGGAGGTCAAGGAGGTCACCGACTACGTCACGCCGAACACCTCCACGGAGGACGGCTCGGTGGACGCCAACTACTTCCAGACCCAGGCGTACCTCGACGACTTCAACAAGAAGAACGGCACCCACATCGTGCCCGCCGGCGACGTGCACCTGGAGCCGCTCGGCCTCTACTCCGAGAAGGTCAAGGAGGCCGACGAGCTGAAGAGCGGTGCGACCATCGCCATCCCCAACGACACCATCAACGAGGGACGCGCGCTGCAGCTGCTCGCCGCCAACAAGATCATCACGCTCAAGGACGGCGTCGGCTTCGGGGCGACCTCTTCGGACATCACCGAGAACCCGAAGAAGCTCAAGTTCAAGGCGCTGGAGGCGGCCCAGACACCGCGCGCCCTGGCCGACGTCGACGCCGCGGTCGTCAACGGCAACTACGCCATCGGGGCCGACCTCCAGCCGGCCGAGGACGCCCTCGTCCTCGAGTCCGCCGAGGGCAACCCGAACGCCAACTTCCTCGCCGTCAAGGAAGGCAACGAGGACGACCCGCGCGTGAAGAAGCTCGCCGAGCTGCTCACCTCCGACGAGGTCAAGAAGTTCATCGACGACAAGTACGCCGGCTCGGTCGTCGCCGCCTTCTGA
- a CDS encoding methionine ABC transporter permease, which produces MTWSQMQPLLEQACWETLIMVGWSTLISVVLGLPIGVLLVLTDKGGLLQNSLVSKVIGQIVNVGRSMPFIILMVALMSFTRWITGTTIGSEAAIVPLAIGGIPFFARLVETAVREVDHGLVEAVQAMGGNTWTIVRRVLVPEALPSLIASTTTTIVALIGYSAMAGTVGGGGLGDLAVRYGYQRFETGLMWITVAVLAVAISLIQFAGDYAARSLHHRGGRQSSGPRLRLLKAKEPATATATADVGKAG; this is translated from the coding sequence GTGACCTGGTCCCAGATGCAGCCGCTGCTGGAACAGGCGTGTTGGGAGACGCTGATCATGGTCGGCTGGTCGACCCTGATCTCCGTCGTCCTCGGCCTCCCGATCGGCGTCCTGCTCGTCCTCACCGACAAGGGCGGACTGCTGCAGAACAGTCTGGTGAGCAAGGTCATCGGGCAGATCGTGAACGTCGGCCGCTCGATGCCGTTCATCATCCTCATGGTCGCCCTGATGAGCTTCACCCGCTGGATCACCGGGACGACCATCGGCAGCGAGGCCGCGATCGTGCCCCTCGCCATCGGCGGTATCCCCTTCTTCGCCCGCCTCGTCGAGACGGCCGTACGCGAAGTGGATCATGGGCTCGTCGAGGCCGTGCAAGCCATGGGCGGCAACACCTGGACGATCGTCCGCCGGGTCCTCGTGCCCGAGGCGCTGCCCTCGCTGATCGCCAGCACCACCACCACGATCGTCGCCCTCATCGGCTACTCGGCCATGGCCGGCACCGTGGGCGGCGGCGGACTCGGCGACCTCGCCGTCCGCTACGGCTACCAGCGCTTCGAGACCGGACTGATGTGGATCACCGTGGCGGTTCTCGCCGTGGCCATCTCCCTCATCCAGTTCGCCGGCGACTACGCGGCCCGCTCCCTGCACCACCGGGGCGGACGCCAGAGCTCCGGACCGAGGCTGCGGCTGCTCAAGGCCAAGGAGCCGGCGACGGCGACCGCGACGGCCGACGTCGGCAAGGCCGGATAG
- a CDS encoding methionine ABC transporter ATP-binding protein, translating into MITTSGLTKVYRSRGREVTALDGVDLHVREGEVYGVIGQSGAGKSSLIRCVNLLERPTSGTVTVAGQDLTALAGRGPRAGRELRQARSRIGMVFQHFNLLSSRTVQDNVELPLEILGRSGKERSRKALELLDLVGLADKAKAYPAQLSGGQKQRVGIARALAGDPKVLLSDEATSALDPETTRSILALLRDLNRQLGLTVLLITHEMDVVKSICDSAALMEHGRVVESGTVTELLATPGSELASALFPVAGEVSGDNRTVLDITFQGESATQPVISQLSRTYNIDISILGAAIDTVGGLQVGRMRIELPGRYEDNVVPIGFLREQGLYIEAVEQSEPVQQAQQVDRAPSALVKEDAK; encoded by the coding sequence GTGATCACCACCTCGGGCCTCACCAAGGTCTACCGCTCGCGCGGACGCGAGGTCACCGCCCTGGACGGCGTCGACCTGCACGTCCGCGAAGGCGAGGTCTACGGCGTCATCGGCCAGTCCGGCGCCGGAAAGTCCTCACTCATCCGCTGCGTCAACCTGCTGGAGCGTCCCACCTCGGGCACCGTGACCGTCGCGGGTCAGGACCTCACCGCCCTGGCCGGGCGCGGGCCGCGGGCCGGCCGGGAACTGCGGCAGGCGCGCAGCCGCATCGGCATGGTCTTCCAGCACTTCAACCTGCTCTCCTCGCGCACCGTGCAGGACAACGTCGAACTGCCGCTGGAGATCCTCGGCCGGTCGGGGAAGGAACGTTCCCGCAAGGCGCTGGAACTGCTCGACCTGGTCGGCCTCGCCGACAAGGCCAAGGCCTACCCCGCCCAGCTCTCCGGCGGCCAGAAGCAGCGCGTCGGCATCGCCCGCGCCCTGGCCGGCGACCCCAAGGTGCTGCTGTCCGACGAGGCCACCAGCGCCCTCGACCCGGAGACCACCCGCTCCATCCTGGCGCTGCTGCGCGACCTCAACCGCCAGCTCGGCCTGACCGTCCTGCTCATCACGCATGAGATGGACGTCGTGAAGTCGATCTGCGACTCGGCCGCGCTGATGGAACACGGCCGCGTCGTCGAGTCCGGCACCGTCACCGAACTCCTGGCGACCCCCGGCTCCGAACTGGCCTCCGCGCTGTTCCCGGTCGCCGGCGAGGTGTCGGGCGACAACCGCACCGTCCTGGACATCACCTTCCAGGGCGAGAGCGCGACCCAGCCGGTCATCTCCCAGCTGTCCCGCACCTACAACATCGACATCTCGATCCTCGGCGCCGCCATCGACACCGTCGGCGGCCTCCAGGTGGGCAGGATGCGCATCGAGCTCCCGGGCCGCTACGAGGACAACGTGGTACCGATCGGCTTCCTGCGTGAACAGGGGCTGTACATCGAGGCCGTCGAACAGAGCGAACCGGTACAGCAGGCACAGCAGGTGGACCGGGCGCCGTCGGCGCTCGTGAAGGAGGATGCCAAGTGA
- a CDS encoding HAD family hydrolase, translating into MTIHAQALLFDNDGTLVSSLESVQRCWTRWAVEYGITAEEFGRIELHGRPAVEVAADLLPAHVVPEAVARIEDLEVEDVPNGGAIPLPGTLDLLGALPAERWAVVTSATRRLAEARLAAAGILPKTLVAADDITRGKPDPEPYLLAARALGVDPAHCVVFEDAPAGLQAGRAAGMTTVALATTHQTHELTADLVVGDLSALSVLVTDAGFEITARL; encoded by the coding sequence ATGACCATCCATGCGCAAGCCCTCCTGTTCGACAACGACGGCACCCTCGTCTCCTCCCTCGAATCCGTGCAGCGCTGCTGGACCCGGTGGGCCGTCGAGTACGGGATCACGGCCGAGGAGTTCGGGCGGATCGAACTGCACGGCCGCCCGGCCGTCGAGGTAGCCGCCGACCTGCTGCCCGCCCATGTCGTGCCCGAGGCCGTCGCACGGATCGAGGACCTGGAGGTGGAGGATGTGCCGAACGGCGGCGCGATCCCGCTGCCGGGCACCCTGGACCTCCTCGGCGCGCTGCCGGCCGAACGCTGGGCCGTCGTCACCTCCGCGACCCGGCGGCTGGCCGAGGCCCGCCTCGCCGCCGCGGGCATCCTGCCCAAGACTCTCGTCGCCGCCGACGACATCACCCGGGGCAAGCCCGACCCCGAGCCCTATCTGCTCGCCGCCCGCGCTCTCGGCGTCGACCCCGCCCACTGTGTCGTCTTCGAGGACGCCCCCGCCGGGCTCCAGGCGGGCCGGGCGGCCGGGATGACCACCGTGGCCTTGGCCACAACCCACCAGACCCACGAACTGACCGCCGATCTCGTGGTCGGGGACCTGTCGGCCCTGTCCGTACTGGTCACGGATGCCGGGTTCGAGATCACCGCACGGCTCTGA
- a CDS encoding GNAT family N-acetyltransferase, translated as MGMSVTISAATEQDAEQIFRLQYLCFQSEAALYGNYRIAPLVQSLDSVREEVTADLVFVARLGDEIVGSVHGRSTEDAAAAIGKLCVHPRLQGHGIGARLLRAAESALADERGARMFRLQAGHRSESNLQLYSKVGYQRVGTSRGTDGVPMIVLEKTADTYAATA; from the coding sequence ATGGGCATGAGCGTGACCATCTCTGCGGCGACGGAGCAGGACGCCGAGCAGATCTTCAGGTTGCAGTACCTGTGCTTCCAGAGCGAAGCGGCGCTGTACGGCAACTACCGCATCGCTCCGCTCGTCCAGAGTCTGGACTCGGTCCGCGAAGAGGTCACCGCCGACCTGGTCTTCGTCGCCCGGCTCGGCGACGAGATCGTCGGCTCGGTGCACGGCAGGAGCACCGAGGACGCCGCCGCTGCCATCGGCAAGCTCTGCGTCCACCCCCGCCTCCAGGGCCACGGCATCGGCGCCCGGCTGCTGCGCGCCGCCGAGTCCGCCCTCGCCGACGAGCGGGGCGCCAGGATGTTCCGTCTCCAGGCCGGCCATCGCAGTGAGAGCAACCTCCAGCTGTACAGCAAGGTCGGCTACCAGCGGGTCGGGACGTCCCGGGGCACGGACGGCGTACCGATGATCGTCCTGGAGAAGACGGCGGACACGTACGCGGCCACCGCCTGA
- a CDS encoding sigma-70 family RNA polymerase sigma factor, translated as MTHDLVTALRPLLIAEASAEAYASGAEPADLEQTVWLRLLERLDAHDPPRDPQGWLRRTVRTEARRTRRTARHETPWAGDLADPAGTGEGDPERLALAAARRRALRAAVRRLPGRCPRLLEALLSPHDPTYRDIAGELGISQGSLGPERSRCLGCLRRLLAPEVASG; from the coding sequence ATGACGCACGACCTGGTGACCGCCCTCCGTCCGCTGCTCATCGCTGAGGCCTCCGCCGAGGCGTACGCGTCCGGCGCCGAACCCGCCGACCTGGAACAGACGGTCTGGCTGCGGCTCCTGGAACGCCTCGACGCGCACGACCCGCCGCGCGACCCGCAGGGCTGGCTCCGCCGGACCGTCCGCACCGAGGCCCGCCGCACCCGCCGCACCGCCCGGCACGAGACGCCGTGGGCCGGCGACCTCGCCGACCCCGCCGGCACCGGCGAGGGCGACCCCGAACGCCTCGCCCTCGCCGCCGCCCGCCGCCGCGCCCTGCGGGCCGCGGTGCGCCGGCTGCCCGGCCGCTGCCCCCGGCTGCTGGAGGCCCTGCTGTCCCCGCACGACCCGACATACCGGGACATCGCAGGGGAGTTGGGTATCTCACAAGGCAGTCTGGGGCCGGAACGCTCCAGATGTCTCGGATGTCTGCGTCGTTTGCTCGCGCCGGAGGTTGCGTCCGGGTGA
- a CDS encoding glycerophosphodiester phosphodiesterase, whose protein sequence is MGTQESGERTDETATDETGTGGTGRRALLGAAVLGAGGTVLGLGGTARAAEARSGASRRGGGRGLKGLPVPTVIGHRGASGYRPEHTFGAYDLALDLGADIVEAGDLVPTRDGHLVCRHEPEIGGTTDVADHPEFAGRKRTKLLDGASVTGWFTEDFTLAELRRLRAVERIAANRPHNTLYDGRWGIPTFEEVLRWQNEQTRKRGKQVWIYPELKHPTYFRTLGLGTEELLARLLRRHGKDKKNSPVIIQSFEPTSIQRMSRLVGNPLAVLLSGANSRPWDFVENGDPRKVADLVTPKGLKEIASYAQGIGPTLDLVIPKDAAGNLTEPTTLVRDAHRAGLILHPYTMRNENPFLPANFRKGSDPDAYGDVFGAFRAYFATGIDGVFTDHPDTGLLAREDFVNG, encoded by the coding sequence ATGGGAACGCAGGAGTCGGGCGAGCGGACGGACGAAACGGCGACGGACGAAACGGGGACAGGGGGGACCGGACGGCGCGCGCTCCTCGGCGCGGCGGTGCTCGGCGCGGGCGGTACGGTCCTCGGACTGGGCGGCACGGCGAGAGCCGCGGAGGCCCGGTCCGGCGCATCCCGGCGCGGCGGCGGACGAGGGCTCAAGGGTCTTCCCGTCCCGACGGTCATCGGCCACCGGGGCGCCAGCGGATACCGGCCCGAGCACACCTTCGGCGCCTACGACCTGGCCCTCGACCTGGGGGCCGACATCGTCGAGGCCGGCGACCTGGTGCCCACCAGGGACGGCCACCTCGTCTGCCGGCACGAGCCGGAGATCGGCGGCACCACGGACGTCGCGGACCACCCCGAGTTCGCCGGCCGCAAGCGTACGAAGCTGCTCGACGGTGCCTCCGTCACCGGCTGGTTCACCGAGGACTTCACCCTCGCCGAACTGAGGCGGCTGCGCGCCGTCGAGCGCATTGCGGCCAACCGCCCGCACAACACCCTCTACGACGGCCGCTGGGGGATCCCCACCTTCGAAGAGGTGCTCCGCTGGCAGAACGAGCAGACCCGCAAACGCGGCAAGCAGGTCTGGATCTACCCCGAACTCAAGCACCCCACCTACTTCCGCACACTGGGCCTGGGCACCGAGGAGCTCCTCGCCCGGCTGCTGCGCAGGCACGGCAAGGACAAGAAGAACTCGCCCGTCATCATCCAGTCCTTCGAGCCCACCAGCATCCAGCGGATGAGCCGGCTCGTCGGCAACCCGCTCGCGGTGCTCCTCTCCGGCGCGAACAGCCGGCCCTGGGACTTCGTGGAGAACGGCGACCCGCGCAAGGTGGCCGACCTCGTCACGCCGAAGGGCCTCAAGGAGATCGCCTCCTACGCGCAGGGCATCGGCCCCACCCTGGACCTGGTCATCCCCAAGGACGCGGCCGGGAACCTCACCGAGCCCACCACCCTGGTCCGTGACGCGCACCGGGCCGGGCTGATCCTGCACCCCTACACGATGCGCAACGAGAACCCCTTCCTGCCCGCGAACTTCCGCAAGGGCAGCGACCCCGACGCCTACGGCGACGTCTTCGGCGCCTTCCGGGCCTACTTCGCCACCGGCATCGACGGCGTCTTCACCGACCACCCGGACACCGGTCTGCTGGCCCGCGAGGACTTCGTCAACGGCTGA
- a CDS encoding lysophospholipid acyltransferase family protein, producing MSRFALIKAVLGPVMRLMFRPRVEGLEHIPGDGPVILAGNHLTFIDSVVLPVVCDRQVFFIGKDEYVIGKGLKGRLMAWFFTGVGMIPVARDGGRGGVAALMTGRRVLDEGKVFGIYPEGTRSPDGRLYRGRTGIARLTLMTGAPVVPFAVIGTDKLQPGGAGLPRPGRVTVRFGEAMEFSRYEGMDRDRYILRAVTDSVMTEVMRLSGQEYVDMYASKAKAA from the coding sequence TTGTCCCGCTTCGCGCTCATCAAGGCAGTGCTCGGCCCGGTCATGCGCCTGATGTTCCGCCCCCGGGTGGAGGGCCTGGAGCACATCCCGGGGGACGGCCCGGTGATCCTGGCGGGCAACCACCTCACCTTCATCGACTCGGTGGTCCTGCCGGTGGTCTGCGACCGCCAGGTCTTCTTCATCGGCAAGGACGAGTACGTCATCGGCAAGGGGCTCAAGGGCCGGCTGATGGCCTGGTTCTTCACCGGCGTGGGCATGATCCCGGTCGCCCGCGACGGCGGCCGGGGCGGGGTCGCGGCGCTGATGACGGGCCGCCGGGTGCTGGACGAGGGCAAGGTCTTCGGCATCTACCCGGAGGGCACCCGCTCCCCCGACGGCCGTCTCTACCGGGGCCGCACCGGTATCGCGCGGCTCACCCTGATGACGGGCGCGCCCGTCGTCCCGTTCGCCGTGATCGGCACCGACAAGCTCCAGCCGGGCGGCGCGGGCCTGCCCCGGCCCGGCCGGGTCACGGTCCGCTTCGGCGAGGCGATGGAGTTCTCCCGCTACGAGGGCATGGACCGCGACCGCTACATCCTGCGGGCCGTGACCGACTCGGTGATGACTGAGGTCATGCGCCTGTCCGGGCAGGAGTACGTGGACATGTACGCCAGCAAGGCGAAGGCGGCCTGA
- a CDS encoding aldo/keto reductase, with the protein MPFTRLASATTPTCHIGLGLAAVGRPGYINLGRDDDLGADRGVEALRTRTHDLLDAAYAQGVRYFDAARSYGRSEEFLADWLTKRPDADDVVIGSKWGYTYTADWSTDAERHEVKEHSLAAYERQRAESEALLGDRLDLYQIHSVTPESPALTDKDLHARLAEAAARGLTVGFSTSGPAQTDAIRAALAVTVDGEPLFRTVQSTYNALETSAEPALAEAHDAGLTVIVKEGMANGRLAAAHAPAALRAVAEETGLACDAVALALVLRRPWADVVLSGAATTVQLASNLHAAVVDLDDDQLTRLAALPEDPHAYWERRARLAWH; encoded by the coding sequence ATGCCCTTCACACGCCTCGCCTCCGCGACGACCCCCACCTGCCACATCGGCCTGGGACTCGCCGCCGTCGGGCGACCCGGCTACATCAACCTGGGCCGTGACGACGACCTCGGCGCCGACCGCGGCGTCGAGGCCCTGCGCACCCGTACCCACGACCTCCTCGACGCCGCCTACGCCCAGGGCGTCCGCTACTTCGACGCGGCCCGCTCGTACGGCCGGTCGGAGGAGTTCCTCGCCGACTGGCTGACGAAGCGGCCCGACGCCGACGACGTCGTCATCGGCAGCAAGTGGGGCTACACGTACACCGCCGACTGGTCCACCGACGCCGAGCGGCACGAGGTCAAGGAACACTCCCTCGCCGCCTACGAGCGCCAGCGCGCCGAGTCCGAGGCGCTGCTCGGGGACCGGCTCGACCTCTACCAGATCCACTCGGTGACCCCCGAGAGCCCCGCCCTCACCGACAAGGATCTCCACGCCCGGCTCGCCGAGGCGGCGGCCCGGGGCCTCACGGTCGGCTTCTCCACCAGCGGCCCGGCCCAGACCGACGCCATCCGCGCCGCGCTCGCCGTCACCGTCGACGGCGAACCCCTCTTCCGTACCGTCCAGTCCACGTACAACGCGCTGGAGACCTCCGCCGAGCCCGCCCTGGCCGAGGCCCATGACGCCGGGCTCACGGTGATCGTCAAGGAGGGCATGGCCAACGGGCGGCTGGCCGCGGCCCACGCCCCCGCCGCGCTCAGGGCCGTCGCCGAGGAGACCGGCCTGGCGTGCGACGCCGTCGCCCTCGCGCTCGTACTGCGCCGGCCCTGGGCGGACGTCGTCCTCTCCGGCGCCGCCACCACCGTGCAGCTCGCCTCCAACCTGCACGCGGCCGTCGTCGACCTCGACGACGACCAGCTCACCCGGCTCGCCGCGCTGCCCGAGGACCCGCACGCGTACTGGGAGCGGCGCGCACGGCTGGCCTGGCACTGA
- the argH gene encoding argininosuccinate lyase, with the protein MSSNSGDVRLWGGRFADGPAEALAKLSASVHFDWRLAPYDIAGSRAHARVLHGAGLLTEDELTRMIEGLDRLEADVADGSFTGTIADEDVHTALERGLLERLGPDLGGKLRAGRSRNDQVATLFRMYLRDHARTLGGLIAELQDALVGLAEAHPDVAMPGRTHLQHAQPVLFAHHVLAHVQALSRDAERLRQWDERTAVSPYGSGALAGSSLGLDPEAVARDLGFEHGSAANSIDGTASRDFVAEFAFITAMIGVNLSRIAEEVIIWNTKEFSFVTLHDAFSTGSSIMPQKKNPDIAELARGKSGRLIGNLTGLMATLKALPLAYNRDLQEDKEPVFDSIDQLEILLPAFTGMMATLTVHRERMEELAPAGFSLATDIAEWLVKQGVPFRVAHEVAGECVKTAEAEGKELDELTDEQFAKISAHLTPEVRTVLDVPGALASRDGRGGTAPSAVATQLAEVKADLAAQHAWANAKK; encoded by the coding sequence GTGAGCAGCAACAGCGGTGACGTACGGCTCTGGGGCGGCCGTTTCGCCGACGGTCCCGCCGAGGCCCTGGCCAAGCTGTCCGCGTCCGTCCACTTCGACTGGCGGCTCGCGCCCTACGACATCGCCGGTTCGCGGGCGCACGCGCGCGTGCTGCACGGGGCGGGCCTGCTCACCGAGGACGAGCTCACCCGCATGATCGAGGGCCTCGACCGGCTGGAGGCGGACGTCGCCGACGGCTCGTTCACCGGCACCATCGCCGACGAGGACGTGCACACCGCTCTGGAACGCGGCCTGCTGGAGCGCCTCGGCCCCGACCTCGGCGGCAAACTGCGCGCCGGACGCTCCAGGAACGACCAGGTCGCGACCCTGTTCCGGATGTACCTGCGGGATCACGCCCGTACCCTCGGCGGCCTGATCGCCGAACTCCAGGACGCCCTCGTCGGCCTCGCCGAGGCCCACCCGGACGTGGCGATGCCCGGCCGCACCCACCTCCAGCACGCCCAGCCGGTGCTCTTCGCCCACCACGTCCTCGCCCACGTCCAGGCGCTGTCCCGGGACGCCGAGCGGCTGCGTCAGTGGGACGAGCGGACGGCGGTCTCGCCGTACGGCTCGGGCGCGCTGGCCGGCAGCAGTCTCGGCCTGGACCCCGAGGCGGTGGCCCGCGACCTCGGCTTCGAGCACGGCAGCGCGGCCAACTCCATCGACGGCACGGCATCGAGGGACTTCGTCGCCGAGTTCGCCTTCATCACCGCGATGATCGGGGTGAACCTCTCCCGGATCGCCGAGGAGGTCATCATCTGGAACACGAAGGAGTTCTCCTTCGTGACCCTGCACGACGCCTTCTCCACCGGCTCGTCGATCATGCCGCAGAAGAAGAACCCGGACATCGCGGAGCTGGCACGCGGCAAGTCGGGCCGGCTGATCGGCAACCTGACCGGCCTGATGGCCACTCTCAAGGCCCTCCCGCTCGCGTACAACCGCGACCTCCAGGAGGACAAGGAGCCGGTCTTCGACTCCATCGACCAGCTGGAGATCCTGCTGCCGGCCTTCACCGGGATGATGGCCACCCTCACCGTGCACCGTGAGCGCATGGAGGAGCTGGCCCCGGCCGGGTTCTCGCTGGCCACCGACATCGCCGAGTGGCTGGTCAAGCAGGGTGTGCCGTTCCGTGTCGCGCACGAGGTCGCCGGCGAGTGCGTCAAGACCGCCGAGGCCGAGGGCAAGGAGCTCGACGAACTGACCGACGAGCAGTTCGCGAAGATCTCCGCCCACCTCACCCCCGAGGTGCGCACCGTCCTCGACGTTCCCGGCGCCCTCGCCTCCCGCGACGGCCGTGGCGGCACGGCACCGAGCGCGGTCGCCACGCAGCTCGCCGAGGTCAAGGCGGACCTGGCCGCCCAGCACGCGTGGGCGAACGCCAAGAAGTAA